From Acinonyx jubatus isolate Ajub_Pintada_27869175 chromosome F2, VMU_Ajub_asm_v1.0, whole genome shotgun sequence, the proteins below share one genomic window:
- the ARC gene encoding activity-regulated cytoskeleton-associated protein, with product MELDHMKSGGLHAYPGPRGGPAAKPNVILQIGKCRAEMLEHVRRTHRHLLTEVSKQVERELKGLHRSVGKLESNLDGYVPTGDSQRWKKSIKACLCRCQETIANLERWVKREMHVWREVFYRLERWADRLESMGGKYPVGGEPARHTVSVGVGGPESYCHDADGYDYTVSPYAITPPPAAGELPGQEPAEAQQYPPWAPGEDGQPGPGVDTQIFEDPREFLSHLEEYLRQVGGSEEYWLSQIQNHMNGPAKKWWEFKQGSVKNWVEFKKEFLQYSEGTLSREAIQRELDLPQKQGEPLDQFLWRKRDLYQTLYVDAEEEEIIQYVVGTLQPKLKRFLRHPLPKTLEQLIQRGKEVQDGLEQASEPAGPQLPAEEEAEALTPALTSESVASDRTQPE from the coding sequence ATGGAGCTGGACCACATGAAGAGCGGCGGCCTCCACGCCTACCCCGGGCCGCGGGGCGGGCCGGCCGCCAAGCCCAACGTGATCCTGCAGATCGGTAAGTGCCGCGCCGAGATGCTGGAGCACGTGCGGAGGACCCACCGGCACCTGCTGACCGAGGTGTCCAAGCAGGTGGAGCGGGAGCTGAAGGGGCTGCACAGGTCGGTGGGTAAGCTGGAGAGCAACCTGGACGGCTACGTGCCCACCGGCGACTCGCAGCGCTGGAAGAAGTCCATCAAGGCCTGCCTGTGCCGCTGCCAGGAGACCATCGCCAACCTGGAGCGCTGGGTCAAGCGCGAGATGCACGTGTGGCGGGAGGTCTTCTACCGGCTGGAGAGGTGGGCCGACCGCCTGGAGTCCATGGGCGGCAAGTACCCCGTGGGCGGCGAGCCGGCCCGCCACACCGTGTCCGTGGGCGTCGGGGGTCCCGAGAGCTACTGCCACGACGCCGATGGGTACGACTACACGGTCAGCCCCTACGCCatcaccccgccccccgccgccggcGAGCTGCCCGGGCAGGAGCCCGCCGAGGCCCAGCAGTACCCGCCCTGGGCGCCCGGCGAGGACGGGCAGCCCGGGCCCGGCGTGGACACGCAGATCTTCGAGGACCCGAGGGAGTTCCTCAGCCACCTGGAGGAGTACCTGCGGCAGGTGGGCGGCTCCGAGGAGTACTGGCTGTCCCAAATCCAGAACCACATGAACGGGCCGGCCAAGAAGTGGTGGGAGTTCAAGCAGGGCTCCGTGAAGAACTGGGTGGAGTTCAAGAAGGAATTCCTGCAGTACAGCGAGGGCACGCTGTCCCGCGAGGCCATCCAGCGCGAGCTGGACCTGCCGCAGAAACAGGGGGAGCCGCTGGACCAGTTCCTGTGGCGCAAGCGGGACCTGTACCAGACGCTGTACGTGGACGCCGAGGAGGAGGAGATCATCCAGTACGTGGTGGGCACCCTGCAGCCCAAGCTGAAGCGCTTCCTGCGGCACCCGCTGCCCAAGACCCTGGAGCAGCTCATCCAGAGGGGCAAGGAGGTGCAGGATGGCCTGGAGCAGGCCTCCGAGCCCGCCGGCCCCCAGCTGCCCGCCGAGGAGGAGGCCGAGGCCCTCACGCCGGCCCTCACCAGCGAGTCTGTGGCCAGCGACCGGACCCAGCCCGAATAG